The genomic region TGGAATGTTAAATAAGATAATATATAACTTCCCACTTTAAGATCTATTGTACTTCTGCCTGCTGCTATAAATTCTTGAACAGGACCTATTGAAACTAATATCAAAGAAAGGTTATTAGACACACTCATTGCTGATGCACTATCTAAATGATCTATAATAGAATGACTTGGCATTCTTGTGTCTGCTGGTAACATATATGAAATATTTAATAATTCTGGTAATTCCCACCATAATTTATAATATGTTTTTTTATAATCATTATCTATAAACTTTAACTTTTTTGTTATTTCATCAGAATCTATTTTTCTAACTTCTTTTTTGAATTCTTCATTAAAATAGTCTTCTAATTTTTCTCCAGTTAAAGGATGAATATATTCAGGATGTAAATTTATGTCTAATGAATATCTTTTAGAAAAATGTTCTTTTTCTTTTGGAAACAATATTCTATCTGCTGCACTTGATAAATAATCAAAGTTTTTGTTTTTTATATATAATTTGAATTTTCTTAATCTCTCATCAGCAATATTTTCATGGTTGGTAATATTAATGGCTTTTTCTATAGGATCATGTAATAATGCTATTATTTTATTTTCCCAATTCACTTTTTTACCCCCTAACATTATTTTTTAATTCTTCAATTAATTCATCATAATTTTCATTCCCTTTTACAAAAATTCTATTTCTACTTTTTTGAAAAATTAATTTAGAATCACTATTTGTTAATCTGCTTTTTAAAACTAAAAATCTAATTGTATAGCCACTATTTTTTTTATGAACTGAAATAAAAAGTGGTGAAGCTTTTCTGTCTGTTTCTCTGGGTTTTAATGTATAATTACTACCTCTTAACCTTCTATGCTGTCCATCCCATGTTTTATAGTTTATTGGCAATCCTAAAATTGATTGATGAAATATTATGTCTCTTTCACCATTGTTTCTTTCAACTTCGTGTATAGCACTTGTAAATGAATCTCCACCTTTTCTTCTTAACCTTAATTTTGTTTTTGTATAAATACCCTTTTGATTAAAGTTTCGAGCTGTTCTAAATAAATAATTATATACATCTTTGAATGAATTATTATTTTTGTTAATTGAAAAACTTTTATAATAACCCCTGACTAATACCGGATAGTCAGCAACTTCACCATTAAATTCTGTAGGGTTTAATTCAAACTTATCATTTGAAAATATTTTTTTGTTTTCTTCATCTAATTTATTCAATATATCATTTAGTGTAATATTAGTTATATTGTTTATCTTAAAACTTCCAAATCCTTTTCTTGATTTAGCACCAAATCCACTTACTAAAGATGTAAGAATTAATAAGTCATTTAATAACTCTTTCACTTTTTCATCTTTTATTACAAAAATTAATTTAATTTTTGAATTTTCTTTTAAAAATTCCCTATTTTCTACACCATATATACCATATTTATTATACCTACCAGGTGCGAATTCATCAGTATTTCTGCTTTTTTGTAAATCAATTTCTTCGATAATAACATCAAATGTGGATTTTATTTTAGTTGAACCAAATATTAACTCCTCTGCTTTTTTCAATCCAATATAATTTTCTTCTCTTCCATCATAATGATGAATATTTAATATTCTTGGTATAACTGCTCTAAACCAAAATCTTAATACTCCTCTAACACTTTGTGATGTTAATTCGAAAGTACTTCCATTACGGCTTGCAAACATAGGCGAAATAGTTGTTATTTCGTACTCTAATAAATTCACATTTTTACCCCCTATTGTTAAAATTTAAATTTATATACTATACATTATACCATATTTATAATTATTTTGTAAATTCTCTACATTTTTCTTTAATATCTTCAAATTTTTCCATTCTATTTACAGGATTTGGATCAATTAAATCTAAAATAAATTGCATTACATTTTGACTTTCAAAATAATTTAAATAATATTTTGCATTATATATTAAATCACCAGTAATTTCATTATTTATATATGCTCCTTTCGTAACAATATCAAAAAGCAATATACCAATTTGATATGAAACTATAGTTTTTGCTTTTATTTTTTTATTTCCTTTAGATTTTATGTATTCAATTAGTTCAGGTGGTGTATATCTTTTATTTATTATGCTTCCATATAAATTTTCATTTGTTATTACTTTATCATCAATGTATCCATTAATATGTCTGCTTATATATCTTAACCCTTTAATTTTTAATATATCATCTTTTTGAACAATTATATGTTCTGGAAATATTCCTAAATGAATCAAATTTTTATTATATAAATCTCTTTGAAAGTCTATTAATGATGGAATTATACTTCTCATAATTCTTTTTAATGCTATTTCATCTTGATCTTTTTTAGTATTTGAATTATATTTTACAAAAAAATTGTTTTTTATAGCATCTTTCATTATTACTCCATCAAAATAATCCATATATACTATATTATTTTTAAAATCTACTATTTCTGGTAATTGATTGCTGGAAGCTAAATTATTTACTTTTATTATTCTTTCTAATATTTTTTGTCTTTTTATTTTTTTTTCTTCATTATCTGAAACAGGCAAAATATAACCTAATACAATATTATCTTTTAATACATCTTTTGTATAAAATCTAATTTTAAATGTTTCACTAAAACTATTTATTTTTGAACTAATGATACTTTCTTTGTTAGAATAATTTTTGTATTTCTTCCATTCCAAAATATCATCTCCTTTATATTTCATTTATGTCTCTTACATCTATTCCCAAACCTCTAGCTTTTAACTTTAAATTTTTATCTGAAGTTATAAATATACAATCTTTTTCTTCCAATGCTACTGAAAGAATTATATTATCTGCTTTACTCATATTTAATTCTGGTGGTAAATTATTTACATTACCTAATTTAACTTC from Marinitoga aeolica harbors:
- the cmr1 gene encoding type III-B CRISPR module RAMP protein Cmr1 — its product is MNLLEYEITTISPMFASRNGSTFELTSQSVRGVLRFWFRAVIPRILNIHHYDGREENYIGLKKAEELIFGSTKIKSTFDVIIEEIDLQKSRNTDEFAPGRYNKYGIYGVENREFLKENSKIKLIFVIKDEKVKELLNDLLILTSLVSGFGAKSRKGFGSFKINNITNITLNDILNKLDEENKKIFSNDKFELNPTEFNGEVADYPVLVRGYYKSFSINKNNNSFKDVYNYLFRTARNFNQKGIYTKTKLRLRRKGGDSFTSAIHEVERNNGERDIIFHQSILGLPINYKTWDGQHRRLRGSNYTLKPRETDRKASPLFISVHKKNSGYTIRFLVLKSRLTNSDSKLIFQKSRNRIFVKGNENYDELIEELKNNVRG
- a CDS encoding protein kinase family protein; amino-acid sequence: MKYKGDDILEWKKYKNYSNKESIISSKINSFSETFKIRFYTKDVLKDNIVLGYILPVSDNEEKKIKRQKILERIIKVNNLASSNQLPEIVDFKNNIVYMDYFDGVIMKDAIKNNFFVKYNSNTKKDQDEIALKRIMRSIIPSLIDFQRDLYNKNLIHLGIFPEHIIVQKDDILKIKGLRYISRHINGYIDDKVITNENLYGSIINKRYTPPELIEYIKSKGNKKIKAKTIVSYQIGILLFDIVTKGAYINNEITGDLIYNAKYYLNYFESQNVMQFILDLIDPNPVNRMEKFEDIKEKCREFTK